Within the Alteromonas sp. M12 genome, the region GCGAATAACACTTCCCAGAATCCACCAACAATAAATACAGTGGCATAGATAGGAAGAAAGAAACACGCACCGTAGGACATCATGCCTAACCAGCCTGTACCTTCAACACCAATTTGCCCACCTAATGCGCTAAACAAATTCGCTTGCCAAATATCAGGCAAGGTGCCAGCACCAAGTAACAATGCTTCATGAGCTTGAGCACCAACGTTGTACATACCGTAAAACATAGCTGGAAAAGTAGCCATCCATACCATGATCATGATGCGTTTAAGATCTATGCTGTCACGTACGTGAGTAGATGCTTTGTTTACTTTACCTGGCGTGTAAAAAATAGTCGCTGCTGCTTCGTAAAGCGCATAAAACTTTTCATATTTACCACCGGCTTCGAAATTCGGTTCTATTTTTTCTAAATAGGCTTTTAATCCCATGACCTAACCCTCTTTCTCAATGGTGGTGAGACAGTCACGTAGAATAGGTCCGTAGTTGTATTTACCCGGACAAACATACGTACACAACGCCAAATCTTCTTCGTCAAGCTCCAAACAGCCCAGTGTTTGCGCACTGTCGGTATCACCAGAAATGATGTCACGAAGCAACAAAGTTGGTAAAATATCCAGCGGCATAATGCGCTCGTAATTACCAATAGGTACCATGGAACGGTCTGAGCCATTGGTAGACGTTGTCATATTAAATAGTTTTTTAGGTGATAAATGCGCTAGATAGGCACGAGTAACAGAATGCATGTCACTGCCTGGCGCTAACCAACCTAAGAATTTTTTCTCACGGCCTTCAGCTAATAATGAAATTTGCGTGTGATAACGGCCTAAGAAACCGTGAACGCCATGAGCATGCGTTCCCATAAGCACTGAACCTGAAATCACTCGAACATCATCACCCACTGTTTCACCAGCAGTTAACTGTTCAATGTCAGCACCAAGGATAGTATTCACCAAACGAGGATTTTTCGCCGCAGGGCCGCCTAAAGCAACCACGCGTTGGTTATTCAACTCACCAGAAGTAAACAAGGCACCAAATGCCATGACATCTTGATAGTTAATCGACCAAACGGTTTTACTTGCACCCACGGCATCCAAGAAATGGATATGAGTACCAGCTAAACCTGCAGGGTGTGGACCAGCAAACTCTTCTACTTCAACCGGAGTTGAACCAGTAGGAATATCAGCGCCAGGAGCCTTACAGACGAATACTGAGCCAGAGGTAAGTTGCTTCAATACCGCTAAACCGTTTTCAAAATCAGTTTTGCGTTGAGCAATTACTACTTGCG harbors:
- a CDS encoding Na(+)-translocating NADH-quinone reductase subunit A translates to MIKIKQGLDLPIQGAPNQTIQNGPNVTRVAVLGEEYVGMRPTMFVQVDDVVKKGQALFEDKKNPGVLFTAPAAGKVVEINRGAKRVLQSVVIELAGDEQETFDKYDAGQLSSVAREKVEENLVKSGLWVAFKTRPYSKVPALGSEPKSIFVTAMDTNPLAADPQVVIAQRKTDFENGLAVLKQLTSGSVFVCKAPGADIPTGSTPVEVEEFAGPHPAGLAGTHIHFLDAVGASKTVWSINYQDVMAFGALFTSGELNNQRVVALGGPAAKNPRLVNTILGADIEQLTAGETVGDDVRVISGSVLMGTHAHGVHGFLGRYHTQISLLAEGREKKFLGWLAPGSDMHSVTRAYLAHLSPKKLFNMTTSTNGSDRSMVPIGNYERIMPLDILPTLLLRDIISGDTDSAQTLGCLELDEEDLALCTYVCPGKYNYGPILRDCLTTIEKEG